In the genome of Bicyclus anynana chromosome 23, ilBicAnyn1.1, whole genome shotgun sequence, one region contains:
- the LOC112055690 gene encoding protamine-like, whose product MESGEGEEVLKGRKLNSEELADLIRKRSQTDAIRVAKLNSYAILQQKRQRAANARRHAEQKKRSPVRKNDNEQKDKLAQPNQRGADGRMNSEPVDRCRMRRRRRCSRRRRRRSRRRCCCRRRRRRSRSRCRRRRRFRRRRRLRRRRSCRRRRRH is encoded by the exons ATG GAGAGCGGCGAAGGCGAGGAGGTTCTCAAAGGGAGAAAGCTCAACAGCGAGGAGCTGGCCGACTTGATCCGGAAGCGAAGCCAAACTGACGCAATCCGCGTGGCCAAGTTAAACTCCTACGCCATCCTGCAACAGAA ACGGCAGAGGGCAGCAAACGCGAGACGCCATGCGGAACAGAAAAAGCGGTCTCCGGTACGCAAGAATGACAACGAGCAGAAAGATAAGCTTGCACAACC GAATCAGCGCGGCGCGGACGGACGTATGAACAGTGAGCCCGTAGACCGGTGCAGAATGCGAAGACGCCGCCGCTGCTCCCGTAGG CGTCGACGGCGGAGTCGCCGCCGTTGCTGTTGTCGTCGTCGCCGCCGTCGCAGCCGCAGCCGTTGCCGACGTCGCCGCCGTTTCCGTCGTCGCCGACGTTTGCGTCGACGCCGCAGTTGTCGGCGCCGCCGACGCCATTAA